GTGGCAGACGCTGACCGGCCCGGCCTTCACAATTGGTATCGGGGCGCGAGTTTCGACACCGGCCGGGGGACCGGTTCGGACATGGTGTGGCAGCGGGGTGATCGGAGCGGTAACGATCCCGCGACCCGACGGCACTGCTCGAGACGGGCGAGACGGTGCCCGAAGCAGTGGCCGGCGGAGCCGACCGGCCGGGTGCCGCATCGTGTCGATGTGGCGCACCTGCCCGCGACGTCCGTAAGGTCGCCGATGTCCACCGAAATCGAGAAGGGACCGGTCGCGATGTTCGAACGGGTAGTGCAGAAGTCGGTGGAGACGATGGTGCGTGCGGGAACCGGTGTGCAGGCGCCGCTGGCCGCGAAGTATGTGGCCCGGTTGCGCGACCGGCATCCCGAACGCACACCGGTCGATATCGAGCGCGGACTGCAGTGGCGCTATCTGGCGGCGGTGACGGCCAGCGGAACGCTGGCCGGGCTCTCGGCCGCGGTGCCCGGCGTCGGCACGCTGGTCGGATTGGCCGCCAGTGGTGTGGAATCGGTGTTCTTCATGGAGGTTTCGGCGCTGTACGCGGTGTCGGTCGGAGAGCTGCACGGTATGTCCGAGATGTCGCCGCAACAGCGGCGGGCGCTGGTGGTCGCGGTGGTACTCGGCGAGGGCGGGGCCCAGTTGCTGGGCAAGAGCGCGAGCCAGTCGGCCAAGGACTGGGCCTCGGCGGTGGCGGACAAACTGCCCGTGGTTCGCTCGATCGACAATCCGATGGCACGACGGTTCGTCGTCGGGTTCATCGCCAAACGCGGCGCACTGCTGTTCGGGCGGGCGCTGCCCGCGGGGATCGGCGCGATCATCGGCGGCACCGGCAACTACGCCCTCGGCCGGGCCGTGCTCGCCAACGCGGACCGCGCCTTCGGCGCCGCGCCCGCCGACTGGCGCGGTGAACCGGCCGATGTCACGAGCCGGCCCGCGCCCCGCCGATAGCCCCAAAATTGCTGAAAGCCGAGAAAGTCGGGCTACGATCCCTTCATGCCATCCAGCCTCGCCAGATGTGTTCTGTCGTGCGCATTATCAGCAGCGGCCCTCGCGATACCGGTGATATCCGCGCAGTCGGCGGTCGCCGAGGTCGTTCCGATGCCTCCGCACGAAAAGACCTTCACCTCTCCGGGTGGTCCGACGTTCGTGGTCGGCAGCCAGGACGAGCTGATCGACAAGGTGCCGCCCCTGAATGCTTCCGGTGGCGTCCGTGAAGTCTTCGTATCGGGTAGCTCCTATACCCGTTCCGATGCGCCGAGCGGCGGCACCCTCATGGTCGGCTATCACGTCGGTTGCGCCGTTGAACTGCAGGGAGGAGGTGCGGGGCTGGGGCCGACCGCCTATCTGAACCCGGGCATGCTGTCCCAGGAGGACCTCGGCCCGACGGTGTCGGTCAATGTCGCGCCGGGCAGTGTGAGCGATGTGCCGCTGCTCCGGAAGGAGGCCGTGTCGGGCGTCCCGGCGCGGATCGTGATGCGCGATATCCATCTGGTGGTCAACGGCTGCATCGGTCCGGCGGTGGTCCGCCAATACACGCTGATGCAATTGCACACCGACAGTCTCGACGATGTCGGAGTCGTGTACGGCGATCCGCTGTGGATTTGACGAACGGGCTCTGAAAACACGTCGGAAATCGAGGACGGGGCCAGCTGCGGAAGATTAGCTGCGGCCCCGTCCTTGTTGTCGGTCGGCTGGGCTAATGTGCCACCTGTGAGTGAAACCGGGATCGACAGCGCACGCGCCGCGGAGGCGAGCGATGCGGCCGATGCGGCCACCGCCGATGAGCGCACCGAATGGCGGCAACTGGCCGAGCAGGTCCGTGAACATCAGTTCCGGTACTACGTGCGGGATGCGCCGATCATCTCCGACGGTGAGTTCGACACCCTCTTCCAGCGCCTGCTCGCGATGGAGGAGGCGCATCCGGATCTGCGCACCCCCGATTCGCCGACGCAACTGGTCGGTGGAGGCTTCGCCACGGACTTCACCGCGGTCGACCATCTCGAGCGGATGTTGTCGTTGGACAACGTCTTCGACGAGGCCGAGATGCGTACCTGGGTCAGCCGGGTGGAGGCCGAAACCGGACCGGATATCCACTTCGTCTGCGAGGTGAAGATCGACGGGGTCGCGCTCAACCTGGTGTACGAGAACGGCCGTCTGGTCCGCGGCGCCACCCGCGGCGACGGCCGCACCGGTGAGGATGTCACGCTCAACGCCCGCACCATCTCCGACATTCCCGAACAGCTCAGCCCCACAGCGGAATTCCCGATCCCGGAGCTGCTCGAGATCCGCGGCGAGGTGTACTTCCGGCTCGAGGATTTCGAGAACCTCAATGCCGCCATCGTGGCCGCGGGGAAGGCGCCGTACGCCAATCCGCGCAATACCGCCGCGGGTTCGCTGCGGCAGAAGGATCCGTCGGTCACCGCGCGCCGCCGGTTGCGCATGATCTGTCACGGCTTCGGGCGGATGGTGGGTTTCAGCCCGTCCTCCCAGTACGAGGCCTACCGGGCGCTGGCGGCGTGGGGGCTGCCGGTCTCGGCGCATACCGTCCGAGTGCGGGGGGCCGACGCGGTTGTGGAACGCATCCGGTATTGGGGTGAGCGCCGCCACGATATCGAACACGAGATCGACGGCCAGGTGATCAAGGTCGACGAGTTCTCGCTGCAGCGGCGGCTCGGCGCCACCTCGCGGGCCCCGCGCTGGGCCATCGCCTACAAATATCCGCCCGAGGAGGCCACCACCCGGCTGCTCGATATCCAGGTCAACGTCGGCCGCACCGGCCGGGTGACGCCCTTCGCGGTGATGGAGCCGGTCACGATCGCCGGTTCCACGGTCGCGATGGCCACCCTGCACAATGCCTCCGAAGTGCAGCGCAAAGGTGTGCTGATCGGCGATACGGTCACCATCCGCAAGGCCGGTGACGTGATTCCCGAGGTGCTGGGCCCGGTCGTCGATGTGCGCGACGGCAGTGAGCGCCGATTCGTCATGCCCACCCAGTGCCCGGAATGCGGTACCGAACTCGCGCCCGAGAAGGAGGGCGATGCCGACATCCGCTGCCCGAATCAGCGGCACTGCCCGGCGCAGCTGCGCGAGCGCGTATTCCACATGGCCGGCCGCGGCGCCTTCGATATCGAGGCACTGGGCTACGAGGCCGCGGTCGACCTGCTGAAGTCGGGGGTGATCGCCGACGAGGGCGACCTGTTCGATCTGACCGAGGAGAAGTTGCTCGGCACCACGCTTTTCGTCAACAAGAACGGCACCCTGTCGGCCAACGGCAAACGGCTGTTGCAGAACCTGAACGCCGCGAAGCGGAAACCGCTGTGGCGGGTGCTGGTCGCGCTGTCCATCCGCCACGTCGGGCCCACCGCGGCGCGCGGATTGGCCGGGGCGCTGGGCGGTATGGACGCGATCGAGGCGGCCTCGGCCGAGGAGCTGGCCGCGGTCGACGGGGTCGGCTCGATCATCGCCGCCGCGGTGAAGGAATGGTTCACCGTCGACTGGCACCGCGTCATCGTGGCGAAGTGGCGCGCGGCCGGCGTGCGGATGCAGGACGAGCGCGACGAATCCATCGAACGCACTCTCGAGGGCCTGTCGATCGTCGTCACCGGTTCCCTGCAAGGGTTTTCACGGGACGAGGCCAAGGAGGCGATTCTCGTGCGGGGTGGTAAGGCGGCCGGTTCGGTGTCGAAGAAGACGGCGTTCGTGGTGATCGGTGAGGCGCCGGGCACCAAGGCCGCCAAGGCCGAGGAGCTGGGGGTGCCGATCCTCGACGAGGACGGGTTCCGCCTGCTGCTGGACGAGGGCCCGGGCGCGCTGCGGCCGGACCCCGAATCGGAGCCTGCGCCCGGGTCCGCCGCGCGGTCCGAAGGCTGAGTCACGGGAGATGACGCAGTGGGATACCCGGGTGCACATCCGCCCGGCCGTACCGGACGATTTCGCCGCGATCGCGCGATTGACCGTCGACACCTACGTCGGTGAGGGCCATGTGCACTCCGAGAGTCCGTACGTCGCGGAACTCGCCGATACCGAATCGCGGGCCGCTGTCGCCGAAGTGCTTGTCGCGGTACGCGATTCGGATTTGCTGGGATCGCTGACCATCGCCCGCCCCGGCACGCCGTATGCCGATATCGCCCGTGCCGGTGAGCTGGAGTTCCGAATGCTGGCGGTCTCCGAGCGGGCCCGCGGGGTGGGGGTCGGCACGGCATTGGTCCGCACCGTCATCGACACCGCGCGGCACGAGGGCTTCGCGGCGGTGGTGCTCACGACGATGCCGAGGATGGCCGCCGCCCGCCGCATCTACCAGCGACTGGGATTCCGGCACACTCCCGACCGTGATTGGTCGACCGAGACCGGCATTCGGCTCACCGTGATGCGCCGTTCCGCCTGAGCCCGGCACTGCTCGCGGCCTGCGGCGCGGAGCTGCTGTACCGCCCGGATGTTATGGGCGGCAACCGGATTCAGGACAGGACGGTGGCGACGATTCCGGCCAGGTAGCCCAGCCGGGCGATCTCGGAAGGGCGGAACTCGGGCCCGCCGGGGCGGCCGAGCAGCAGCGCCTTACCGGTGTTCCCCAGTGGGGCCGCGGCCAGTTTGGTGTCCATATCGCGCCAGATCTGCGGCACCCAATCGGCCTCGGGATCGAGGGCGGTCGGTTTCTCCAATGGCATCCACGGCACGCTGCCGGCCTGGGTCTCCGGTGCGCTGGCACTGCCGACGAGGCGGTGACCGCCGTGCGGACCCATATCCATCACGGTGCTCCACCCGACCTGCAGGACCCGCGGCACACCGTCGACCAGTACCTGCAACCGGTCGTCGTGCGCGGTGGCGACCTGGTCGATCAGTTCCAGCTCGCGGTGGGTGTCCAGAATCCCGGAATATGGTCGCAGTGAATCCACCCGCACATCGGCGAGGGATTCGGCGGCGGTGATCAACGTGTCGGGCAATGCGCCCGACGGGACCTCCACCACCAGGTCATCGATCGCGTAGCCGGCTCCGCGTTCGACGACATCCAGCGAGAGGATGTCACCGCCGACGGAACCCAGCGCCACCGCGAGCGAACCGAGACTTCCTGGGCGATCCGGAAGTTGCACGCGAAGCAGAAATGACACGTGCTTGCCTTCCTTTCCTGTGCGACCGAGACTTTCGGACGGATACCCGTGTCTCGCAATCCTTACACCCACTGCTTTCCGGGAACGACCCGAACGGGGCGCAGTGAGGTATGCCACATACCCCATTGTCGGCCGAACAGTGGGTGGCGTGCCAGTGCCGCACAGGTGACGTTGTGGTGTCAACTTGTGTCCGGTTCCGACTCCGTGAACGGCTCCCGTGCGCCGGCGGACCGACCGACCGACTAGGCTTTTCCCTCTGAGCCTACTGGGGAGGCCCGCGCGGTCCGCATCCGCTGCCGCCTCCGGGCCTCGCCCCCACTAGGCTGATCGATGCGCAGCGCCCTGCGCCACCGACACGCACCAACCTGCCGAAAGGGGTTTCGCGGTGCCCGCCATCTCCCGCGACGAGGTCGCACACCTCGCCCGGCTGTCCCGGCTCTCGCTCACCGAGGAAGAGCTCGATGTGTATGCCGGTCAGCTGGATTCGATCCTGAGTCACGTGCGGGTCATCACCGAGGTCGCCGCCGACGTACCAGCGACGGCGTCGCCGAACCCGACCACGAATGTCACCCGTCCCGATGTCGTGGCCGAGTGCCTGACTCCGGACCAGGCGCTGTCCGGTGCGCCCGCCGTCGACGAGCAGCGGTTCATGGTTCCGCAGATCCTGGGAGAAGGCGAATGAGCGCGGACCTGACCGCACTGTCCGCGGCCGAGCTGGCGGAGAAGATCCACGGCCGTGAGGTGTCCTCGGTCCAGGTCACCGAGGCGCATCTGCAGCGCATCGCCGAGGTCGACGGCGAGCTGAACGCGTTCCTGCACGTGGCCGGGGAGCAGGCCCTGGTCACCGCGGCCGAGGTGGATGCCGCCATCGCCGCGGGCACCGTCGCCTCGCCGCTGGCGGGAGTTCCGTTGGCGCTCAAGGACGTTTTCACCACCACGGATATGCCGACCACCTGTGCGTCGAAGATCCTCGAGGGCTGGGTATCGCCCTACGACGCGACCGTGACGGCCAAATTGCGCGCCGCCGGCATCCCGATTCTCGGCAAGACCAATATGGACGAGTTCGCGATGGGTTCGTCCACCGAGAACTCCGCCTACGGCCCGACCCGCAACCCGTGGGACACCACCCGCATCCCCGGCGGTTCCGGCGGCGGCTCGGCGGCGGCGCTGGCCTCGCACCAGGCCCCGCTGGCCATCGGCACCGATACCGGGGGTTCGATCCGCCAGCCCGCCGCGGTCACCGCGACCGTCGGCACCAAACCCACCTACGGCACCGTCTCCCGGTACGGACTGGTCGCGTGCGCGTCGTCGCTGGATCAGGGTGGCCCGTGCGGGCGCACCGTGCTCGACACCGCACTGCTGCACGAGGTGATCGCCGGATACGACCCCAGGGATTCGACCTCGCGCAACGTGGCGATCGCGCCCGTGGTGGAGGCGGCCCGCGCGGGTGCGCGCGGTGATCTGTCCGGGGTCAAGGTCGGTGTGGTCAAGGAACTGCACTCCGACAGCTATCAGCCCGGTGTCATCGCCTCCTTCGATGCCGCCGTCGCCCAACTGAAGGATCTGGGCGCCGAGGTGGTCGAGGTGTCGTGCCCGCATTTCGAGTACGCCCTGGCCTCCTACTACCTGATCCTGCCGAGCGAGGTGTCGTCCAACCTGGCGCGGTTCGATGCCATGCGCTACGGCCTGCGGGTCGGTGACGACGGCACCCACTCCGCCGAGCAGGTCATGTCGCTGACCCGCGAGGCCGGGTTCGGGCCGGAAGTCAAGCGCCGCATCATGATCGGCACCTACGCGCTGTCGGCCGGTTACTACGACGCCTTCTACGGTCAGGCGCTGAAGGTCCGGACCCTGATCGCGCAGGACTTCGACAAGGCCTACGAGAGCGTCGACGTGCTGGTCTCGCCGACGAGCCCGTTCACGCCGTGGAAACTGGGCGAGAAGGTGAACGATCCGCTGGCGATGTACCTGTCGGACCTGTGCACGCTCCCGACCAACCTGGCCGGCCACTGCGCGATGTCGGTGCCGTCGGGGCTGTCCGCCGACGACGGGCTGCCGGTGGGGCTGCAGATCATGGCGCCCGCACTGGCCGACGACCGGCTCTACCGCGTGGGCGCCGCCTACGAGGCGGCACGCGGCCCGATCGCCTGATCACGCGACGAGCGATCCGAACGCACACTCGACGCGCCGGCCCGGCTCGGCTCAGGGACGGGGCCAGGGACGGCCGTCGAGGCGTTCGATATCGGTGTTGAAGCGCTGCAGGTAGTCGGCGAAACGGGCGACATCGTCGGCGGACCAGCCCTCCAGTACTCGGCCCAGCCCTTCGACATTCGCGGCGCGCTCGGCGTCGAGGTTCTCCTCACCCGCCGCTGTGATGCGGAATTTGCGCGCCATCCCGCCCTCCGGGTCCGGGATCCGTTCCACATGTCCGGCGCGCAGCAGGGCGGCGGTCTGCCGGTTGAGGGTGGAGGCATCGAGGCCGAACGCCTCGCTGAGCTGGCCGATCGACATCGGTCCCTCGATCGAGAGCCGGCTCAGCAGCAGGTACGCGCTGCGATCGAGCCGGGTGCCGTCGCGGCGGTAGCGCGGATGGATGGTGTATCGGCCGAGCAGCATGGTCTCGAACTCCACCGAATTCGTGGGCTTGTCCATGCCGTCCTTCCGCCGATTCACACTTCTGACCTGCGAGAACCGGTATAGCACACGCGGGGTGTGGTGGCGGGCAGGGGTGCTGGTCAGCAGGATCCGAGTGCCGTGCCCTGATCACTGTCGTACCGGTGCCCGTGGCCGGGTCCCGGCGCCAGCGCCGACAGCATATCGGCGGTGGTCTGTACCCAGCCCAGGACGGGCAGCCACGGCGGCCGCGGTGCGTCGCGGCGAGTATCGCCGAGATCCGGTGCGTGCCACAGCAATCGTGGTGACCACTGCACCACGGGGTCGGAGGAGTTGGCGAGTACGGTCGCGCCACCGCGATGCACCGCCGAGACGGGCGGGCCGGCCCACAGCGCCGCGCAGACCCGGGCCCGCTCGTCGCGGTCACTGTCGAAGATCGCGCTGCCGGCGGTGGCGCCCAGACTCTGCCCGTACAGGTAGAGCTTGGGTGGGTGCGCCATACCCGCCAGCCGCTGTTCGATACCGGTGAACAGGGCCCGGGCGGATTGTTCGGCGTCGGCGCGGGCGAACAGGAACGTCGCCCAGCTCGGCGCTTGGGAATACTGCATGCCGATCAGCGTGGCGTCGCCGCCGAAGCGCTCGTCGAGGCCGCGCGCCGCCCGAGCATCGAGCCAGCCCGAACCGGTCGGCACCATCATCACCAGATTGCCGCGGTCGAATCCCCCCGATCGCTCCAGTTCCCGAATGGCCAGGGCGACACGGGAATCGAGATCCGGTGCGGAACGCAAGCCGATGTAGACGCGCGCCGACGCGCCGCGCTCGGAGACGAACTTGCGACCCTCGGCGCCGAGTGAGGACCAGCTCACCGCGGACTCCGGACTACCGGACCGGGTGGCCGAAACCGGCCGCACCACATCGGGATCGACCGCGGCATCGGCCGCGGCGAAGGCGGAACGCTGCCAGCTCGCCGCCGCCGGCAGCAGGGCGAAATGGCAGGCGATCACGATCACGGAGATCAGAGTCACGGCGCGCAGCGAGCCCATGGACCGCGTGGCCCGGCGCAGTCCGCGCGCCACGAGGAGTACGGGCACCACGATCGCCGCGACGCCGAGTGCCCAGTGCAGCCAGTACCAGAGCCCGGCCGGGGGGAAGTGCATGGCGGCGCGCAACTGGTTCTGCCAGTGCCACGCGTAGCCGAGGGCGGCCATCACCGCGGTCGCGGCGGTCGCGGCGATCGGGTGACGGTACCGCGCGAATCGCCGATCGATATCGGCTCCGAAGCGTCCCAGCAGTTTCCGTCCCAGCCCGGAGACCGCGAGGGCCAGAAGTGCCAGGATCGCGGTGAGCAGCGCCTGGGCGATCGACGTGCGTGGAAGCAGACCGGGGGAGAGAGAGGCGGTGGTACCGGCCGCGGTCGCGATGAGGGCGCCCAGGCGCGGCGGGCGGATGGCGGCGCCGCGCCGCGTGATGGCCGCGCGTAACCGCTCGCGGCCGTCGGCCGCCCCCGAATCCCGGAGCGTCGAATCGCGCGGCCCGGCGTCTGCGCGGATTCCCGCGCCACGGGAGGACGGACCACGCCGGTGAGTGGCGCCCGACCGAGGATGTGAAATACGGAGAGCCGCTGGGGAGGCGCCGAATCCGGGTGCATCCGGGATCCGTGCGCCGGTGGTCGCGATCGCCATTTCCGGTGGACCGACCAGTGCTCGGGCGCCGTGGGCGGCGCAGATCAGCATATGTGCGATCCGGACGAGGTAGCCGCGGGCGAACGCGGCCGGAGATATCGGCGACGGTCGGTCGTCCGGCATCGGCGCGAGGGGTCTGCCCGACCGGCCTCCGGACCGGTCCTGGCGGAGCAGCCGGCGCACGATGGCGAACAGCGCCGCCACCAGGAGCAGCACCACGGCGACCGAGGCGAGGACACGCACCAGTCGCGGTCCCGAATCGGTGCCGGAAAGCTGTGCGCCGAACAGGTATTCGGGCATCGGCGCGGCATAGTTCTGCCGCCGGGAGTTCAGATCGACCGCCGCGGTCGCGACCGCGGCCATCGTGGTGCAGCGCAGGCGGGACAGGGTGTCGTCGCGACCGGCGCAGGCAGTGAACATGCGCTGCTCGAGGGCATTGTCGACGGCGCGACGGGCCCACGGTCCGAGGGGGTGGCCGCGCAGTTCGGCATAGCGCAGCAGGTCGTAGCCGAGATCGTGGGCCTTGCAGGCGGTATCGAATTCGGCCGGCAACGACACCGGCGAGGAACACTGACCGCCCGGATCGACGGTCATCCCGTCGAGCTCGATCGGCCGATATCCCTGAGACGCGGCGAAATCCGCCGGCAGGACCACCCGATCCGGACCGTCCCCGGTGAGCGCCAGTACCGCGGCGCGCGCCGCCGCGTTCTCCATATCCGGCGCGACCTCGGCGGCACCGGCCGCCGCGGGTGCGATCAGCATCGCGACCACGACCGCGAGCACGGCCGCCACGCCCAGCGCGCGCCGAATATTCCTTGCGGCCCAATACCTTTCGGTGCGGTCCGGCTCCTGGTTCGAGGGGTGCCCGGTCCCGGATGTGGTCGCACCGGCCGCCGCTACATCGCTCATGGTGGTCGAAGTTAGGAATCCGGAGCCGCGCCGCACCTCCCGCCGCGGACCGGTTTCGATACCGCTACCGGGGGCCGCGCCGGGCCGGCTCTCATACCGGGGTAGGGGGTGTGAAGTCGGACTTCCGGGTGAGGACGAATCGCGCCGGAATTCCTAGGCTCGTACCCATGACACGGGTGACACGATCGATCCGACGGGTACGGACGTCGGTGCGAACGCCGGGCCGCGCGCGGCTGTGGTTCGATCTCTTCACGGTGATCGCCGTCGTGACGCTGTTCGCGGTGGGCTGGCCGACTCTGCACATCACCCACCAGGTCCCGGCGGGCGCGCAGCCCTTCATCGCCGCACTGGCGGTGTTCCCGCTGGCGCTGATCCGGGTCAATCCGGCCCTGGGCTGGGCGATCTCCGCGGGCTCGGCCTTGCTGATCGCCCTGGCGATACCACATCAGCCGGGTAACGACCTGCCGTTCCAGGTGGTGCACATCCTGGTGCTTTTCACCCTGCTGTTCGCGGTGGCGGTGCGTTCGCCGATACAGATCGTGGCGGTCGCCTGGATCGCGTCCTCACTGTTGTTCGCCACCACCATGTCCGGCGGCACCTCATTCGCCGAAGCGGGATTCGGCTGGCCGATCGCGATGACCGGCCTGGTCGGATTCGGACTGCTGGTGCGCTGGCTGGTGTTGTCGCGCCAGGCGCTGGTGCGGCAGGAGGAAGAGAACGAGGTGGAACGCGCCCGCCGCGCGATCCTGGAGGAGAAGGCGCGCATCGCGCGCGACCTGCACGATGTGGTGGCCCACCACATGTCGATGGTGGTCGTGCAAGCCCAGACCGCGCCCTATCGGGTCGCCGATGTCTCCCCGGCCGCGCGGGCCGAATTCGAATCCATCGGGGACTCCGCGCGCGAGGCGCTCAACGAGGTGCGCAGCATGCTCGGAGTGCTGCGCAGCGATGGTCAGCTGCCCGAACACGCGCCGCAACCGGTCGCCGCCGACGTGGTGTCGGTGCTCGACGGGGTGCGCCGCGCAGGGGTGCCCATCGAATGGACGATCGACGGAAGCCTGGCCACGGTCCCCGACACCGTGGGTCTGGCGTTGTACCGGATCGTGCAGGAGTCGCTGTCGAACGTTTCGCGGCATGCGTCCGGTGGCGCGGTGACGGTCACCGTCACTGTGACGGCCGAATCCGTGGAACTGCTGGTCGGCAACGATGCGGGCGGGGGTCCGGAACCGGCGTCGGCGTCGGGCGGCAGCGGTGGCAGCGGTATCGCCGGGATGCGCGCGCGGGCCGAAGCGATCGGCGGCATGCTGGCCGCCGGGCCGCGCTCGGAAGGTGGATTCCAGGTGTACGCGAGGTTGCCGATGACCGCGGTCGCCGTGACATCGGCCACCGTGCTGCCGGGCCTGCCCGGCTGAGGCCGCCGGGCCTTGCGTGATATGTCCGTATCAGCTGGTCAGGGGAGGAGATCCGCACGTGCGGGACGCGGTGCGCGCATGGGGTACGAGGCGTGTTCGTGTAAGACTTAGCGGCGATGCTCACCTATTTCCAAGCCATCGTCATCGGCGCGCTACAGGGCGTCACCGAATTGTTCCCGATCTCCAGTCTGGGCCATTCCGTGCTGGTCCCGGCCTGGTTGGGCGGGAGCTGGGAAAAGCTCGTGACCGAGGGCGATTCCGAGAACGGAACGCCGTATCTGGCCTTCGTGGTCGCATTGCACGTCGCCACCGCGGTGGCGCTGCTGGCCTACTACTGGCGGGACTGGCGCGACATCATCGTCGGCTTCGTCACGACCTTGCGGACCCGTCGCGTCGAGACCTCGTCACAGCGGCTGGCGTGGTTGATCGTGCTGGCGACGATTCCGGTCGGCGTGCTGGGGCTGCTGCTGGAACATCCGCTGCGCACCATGTTCGCGACACCGATCTACGCGAGTATCTTCCTCACGCTGAACGGTGTGGTGCTGATCGTCGGCGAGGGTCTGCGTCGCCGCAACGCGCCGTCGCTGGCCGAGTACGGCCGCCGCTTCGCCGAGGACGAGGCCCGTGCCGAGGCGCAGGCGCGGGGAGTCGCGGTGCAGGAGGCAGAACAGATCGCCTCCGACGAGCGGCTGGCGGCGCTGTCGGTCAAGGACGCGTTGGGTATCGGGCTGGCCCAGTCGGGTGCGCTGCTGGCCGGGTTCAGCCGGTCCGGTCTCACCATGGTCGGCGGACTACTGCGCGGCCTCGACCACGAGGACACCGCGAAATTCGCCTTCCTGCTCGCCACGCCGGTCATCCTGGCCGCGGGTGTGCTGAAACTGCCCGAGCTGGCCGGGCCGCAGGCCGCCGGCATCCACGGCCAGGCCGTGGTCGGCGCGATCGTCGCGGGATTGGCGGCGTGGCTGGCGGTGCGCTTCCTGGAACGTTTCTTCAAAACCCGGACCCTGCTGCCGTTCGCGATCTACTGCCTGGTCGCGGGTCTGCTCTCGGTCATTCGATTCCTCTGAGGCGGATATGCCGATCACTGTGTTGATCGCCGATGACCAGGCCATGGTGCGGCAGGGTTTCGGCGCGCTACTGTCCGCCCAGCCCGACATCAGCGTCATCGGCGACGCACCCAACGGTGTGGTCGCGGTGACCGAGGCCAAGCGGTTGCGCCCCGATGTGGTGCTGATGGATGTGCGCATGCCGGAGATGAACGGGCTCGACGCGGCCCGCGCCATCCTGGCCGCCGGATTCGATCCGCCGGTGCGGGTATTGATGCTCACCACCTTCGATATCGACGACTACGTCTACGAGGCACTGGGACTGGGCGCCAGCGGATTCCTGCTCAAGGACGCACCGGCCGACGAACTGGTGCGCGCGGTGCGGGTGGTCGCCGAAGGACAGGCACTGCTGGCGCCGACCGTGACGCGCCGGCTGATCGCCGATGTGACGCGGCGTCGCGCCCGCCCCAAGCCCGCTCCGGCGCTCAACGCGCTGACCCCCCGGGAGCGGGAAGTCCTCGAACTCATCGCCAAGGGCATGTCCAATACCGAGATCGCCGAGGCGCTGTTCGTGGCCGAGCAAACGGTGAAAACCCATGTGTCGAAGGTGTTTTCCAAGCTCGACCTGCGTGATCGCGCCCAGGCCGTAGTCATCGCCTACGAATCCGGGCTGGTCACCCCGGGCTGACCGGTCCGGGTAGGATCGCCTCCTGGTACGTCGCCGGAAGGGGGGAACGTAGGTGTTGAACAACGGTGACGTGTTCGCCGGCTTCACCGTGGAGCGACTGCTCGGCCAAGGGGGGATGGGGTCGGTCTATCTCGCGCGGCACCCGCGCCTGCCACGGTTGACGGCGTTGAAACTGCTCAATCGCGAGCTGTACACCGATGCGGAGATACGGGCACGGTTCGAACGCGAGGCCGATCTGTGTGCGCAGCTGGATCACCCCGGCATCGTCGCCGTCTACGACCGCGGGGTGGAAGACGATCAGCTGTGGATCTGCATGCAGTACGTGGACGGTATCGACGCCGCGGGCGTGAACCCGCTGTCGCTGCCGC
The genomic region above belongs to Nocardia spumae and contains:
- the gatA gene encoding Asp-tRNA(Asn)/Glu-tRNA(Gln) amidotransferase subunit GatA, which translates into the protein MSADLTALSAAELAEKIHGREVSSVQVTEAHLQRIAEVDGELNAFLHVAGEQALVTAAEVDAAIAAGTVASPLAGVPLALKDVFTTTDMPTTCASKILEGWVSPYDATVTAKLRAAGIPILGKTNMDEFAMGSSTENSAYGPTRNPWDTTRIPGGSGGGSAAALASHQAPLAIGTDTGGSIRQPAAVTATVGTKPTYGTVSRYGLVACASSLDQGGPCGRTVLDTALLHEVIAGYDPRDSTSRNVAIAPVVEAARAGARGDLSGVKVGVVKELHSDSYQPGVIASFDAAVAQLKDLGAEVVEVSCPHFEYALASYYLILPSEVSSNLARFDAMRYGLRVGDDGTHSAEQVMSLTREAGFGPEVKRRIMIGTYALSAGYYDAFYGQALKVRTLIAQDFDKAYESVDVLVSPTSPFTPWKLGEKVNDPLAMYLSDLCTLPTNLAGHCAMSVPSGLSADDGLPVGLQIMAPALADDRLYRVGAAYEAARGPIA
- a CDS encoding GNAT family N-acetyltransferase — encoded protein: MTQWDTRVHIRPAVPDDFAAIARLTVDTYVGEGHVHSESPYVAELADTESRAAVAEVLVAVRDSDLLGSLTIARPGTPYADIARAGELEFRMLAVSERARGVGVGTALVRTVIDTARHEGFAAVVLTTMPRMAAARRIYQRLGFRHTPDRDWSTETGIRLTVMRRSA
- the ligA gene encoding NAD-dependent DNA ligase LigA, whose product is MSETGIDSARAAEASDAADAATADERTEWRQLAEQVREHQFRYYVRDAPIISDGEFDTLFQRLLAMEEAHPDLRTPDSPTQLVGGGFATDFTAVDHLERMLSLDNVFDEAEMRTWVSRVEAETGPDIHFVCEVKIDGVALNLVYENGRLVRGATRGDGRTGEDVTLNARTISDIPEQLSPTAEFPIPELLEIRGEVYFRLEDFENLNAAIVAAGKAPYANPRNTAAGSLRQKDPSVTARRRLRMICHGFGRMVGFSPSSQYEAYRALAAWGLPVSAHTVRVRGADAVVERIRYWGERRHDIEHEIDGQVIKVDEFSLQRRLGATSRAPRWAIAYKYPPEEATTRLLDIQVNVGRTGRVTPFAVMEPVTIAGSTVAMATLHNASEVQRKGVLIGDTVTIRKAGDVIPEVLGPVVDVRDGSERRFVMPTQCPECGTELAPEKEGDADIRCPNQRHCPAQLRERVFHMAGRGAFDIEALGYEAAVDLLKSGVIADEGDLFDLTEEKLLGTTLFVNKNGTLSANGKRLLQNLNAAKRKPLWRVLVALSIRHVGPTAARGLAGALGGMDAIEAASAEELAAVDGVGSIIAAAVKEWFTVDWHRVIVAKWRAAGVRMQDERDESIERTLEGLSIVVTGSLQGFSRDEAKEAILVRGGKAAGSVSKKTAFVVIGEAPGTKAAKAEELGVPILDEDGFRLLLDEGPGALRPDPESEPAPGSAARSEG
- the gatC gene encoding Asp-tRNA(Asn)/Glu-tRNA(Gln) amidotransferase subunit GatC; this encodes MPAISRDEVAHLARLSRLSLTEEELDVYAGQLDSILSHVRVITEVAADVPATASPNPTTNVTRPDVVAECLTPDQALSGAPAVDEQRFMVPQILGEGE
- a CDS encoding amino acid-binding protein; amino-acid sequence: MSFLLRVQLPDRPGSLGSLAVALGSVGGDILSLDVVERGAGYAIDDLVVEVPSGALPDTLITAAESLADVRVDSLRPYSGILDTHRELELIDQVATAHDDRLQVLVDGVPRVLQVGWSTVMDMGPHGGHRLVGSASAPETQAGSVPWMPLEKPTALDPEADWVPQIWRDMDTKLAAAPLGNTGKALLLGRPGGPEFRPSEIARLGYLAGIVATVLS
- a CDS encoding MspA family porin; the encoded protein is MPPHEKTFTSPGGPTFVVGSQDELIDKVPPLNASGGVREVFVSGSSYTRSDAPSGGTLMVGYHVGCAVELQGGGAGLGPTAYLNPGMLSQEDLGPTVSVNVAPGSVSDVPLLRKEAVSGVPARIVMRDIHLVVNGCIGPAVVRQYTLMQLHTDSLDDVGVVYGDPLWI